CCAAGCGGGAGCCGTTCCGGTTTTTGCCGATATAGAGCCAGGGTATTTTAGCTTGGATCCTGATAAGGTCAAGAAAGCAATCACCCCCCGGACTAAGGCTATTTTACCAGTACATCTGTTTGGGGCTCCGGCCGACATGAATGAAATAATGAAGATTGCTGCCGATAACGGGCTCTTTGTTATTGAGGATGCAGCACAGGCTTTCGGTTTAAAGCTCGGAACCGGAATGGCAGGAACTTTTGGCGACGTCGGCTGCTATTCTTTCTTTCCCACCAAAAATCTCGGTGCATATGGGGATGGAGGGCTGCTTGTAACCAGCCGTGAGGATATGGCAGCTGCAGCTCGTATGCTGCGTACACATGGGGCCGCACATAAATATTACAATGAAATGCTCGGATACAATTCCAGACTGGATGAAATTCAAGCTGCCATCCTGCGGGTAAAACTTCCTTTTGTTGATGAATGGAACCGGATGCGAAGGGTGGCAGCAGTCCGGTATTCCTCTTTGTTTGAAGGGGTGGAACATATACGGGCTCCATTTGTAAGTGAGGATGAATTTCACATTTTTCATCAGTATACGGTACGCGTATTACAGGGGAAACGGGATAAGGCCAAAAAAGCTCTTGCAGACGCGGGAATCGGCTCCATGATCTATTATGAAACGTCGGTCCATCTCCTTCCTGTTTACAACCATGCGGCAGTTTCTTCTCTGCCACATACTGAGCGGGCTTCCCGGGAAGTTTTATCCCTTCCGCTGTGGCCTCATATACCGGAGGAGATTCAAGAGCAGGTAGTGAAAGTTCTGAGGGGACTGTGAGCGGGAGGGTCAGGCAGCTGGTTTCTCAAAGTATGCTGAACCGGCCTTTCGTCAAGCAGGTTTCCGTCCTTGCAGGAGGAACCGCCTTTAGCCAGCTGCTTCTGGTTGCCGCCTCTCCCGTACTGACCAGGCTTTACACACCCGAACAATTCGGCGTGCTTTCCGTATATGTAGCTTTGCTGTCCATATTTACCGTTATAGGATCCCTGCAGTATGAACAGGCCATCCCCATCGTACCTGATAAGAAAGGAGTCTCCAACCTGATTGCTTTATGTGCACTGATACTGGGTACGGTATGTCTGCTTCTTATGCTGGGCACAGTCTTCTTTGCCGGCACTATCAGCCGAATGACGGATACCCCAGTCTTGGCCGGCTGCCTGTGGCTTCTTCCCTTCAGTTTACTCGGTGGGGGTTTATATCAAATTTTGAATGGATGGGCGGTACGTGAAAAACAATTTGGAGAATTAGCTAAAACGAAGCTCAGCCAAAGCTTTGGCATGATGTCTGTGCAAATAGGGGGGGGTTGTTTCAATTTGGCAACTGGGGACTTCTTTTCGGGGATGCCATCGGACGGGTAAGCGGCAGCGCCCGGCTTATTAAAGCTATCAAGAGGCAGCAAGGCTTTAGCCGAACCGATATCACTTTCTCGGGTCTCGGCGAAATGGCAAAACGATACATGAAATTCCCTCTTATGTCTACTTGGTCTTCTGGACTCAACCAGCTGGGGCTGCAGCTTCCTGCCTTTATGCTGGCAGTTTTCTACGGACCGTCAGCGGTCGGCTGGTACGCACTCGCTCAAAGGGTTATCGGTATACCGTTTCAGGTTATCGGCTCTTCAGTAGGTGAGGTTTACTTGGCTGAAGCCGCCAAAATTAGCCGGGAGAAAGGAGAAAGACTGCATACACTTTTTTGGAAAACCGTCAAGCATATGACCGTTCTTGCATTTCCGATAGCTCTGTGTCTTTTTTTGGCGGCTCCGTGGGCATTCCGGCTTGTATTTGGCCAGGATTGGGGACCTTCAGGAGACTTTCTTAGAATTCTGAGTGTGATGTTTTTCTTTCAGTTCATCACAAGTCCGGTAGCCGGTACGCTGCAAATAACGGAACGGCAAGATCTGCATTTGATCAGGGAAGTCATCCGCGTCGTACTTCTGGCCGGAGCTCTGCTTCTGGCAAATTGGACCGGGCGTTCTGCTTTTACGGCTATTGTCTATATCAGCATCGGGGGATCAATTGGTTATTTAGTGCACGGATTCATATCCTGGTATGCAACCCGTACATTTTGAAGCAAGTGTAAACAAGGGAGGAGCCTTGCTAGTGATAAATAAAAAGAAAGTGGCATTGTTTCAGTATAATGAAGAATTTCCGCCTGAACTGCCGTCTTTTCCTACTTATTTACAAGCGACCTGGATGGACAATAAGGTGATCGAGCATTATTTTTTCAGACAGCCGGAGCGCATGGAGCTGTTCCTCTCTTTTTTGAAAAAGTCATATATAGGTGTGCTGCTCCATACGGATACCGATTGGGTTAGTTACGCCTGGATGTCCCGCCCCGGAAGCGACCCGCCCCCACATTTGCCACGGACTGTTCTGGAAACGGGCGGATATTGGATCTTCTTCTGCCGGACTAACAACGGGTATCAGAATCAGGGGAATTTTAAGCGTGCCCTCGCTCTGCTTGTCCGTAAGGCCTTTGAGAGGGAAGAAATGCCTAAGGTTTTCGCTGATATTCAAGAGGATAACGATTCCTCCTGGAAAGGAACGATGGCCATCGGATTTAAAAGAATAGGAAGTATCTATGGCTTGGAGGCGACCCTATTCAGCAAAAGCGTTTCACTTCGGGAAAAATGGAGGTGGGGCCGAAGGCAAGTCCGGGAACATAAATACGAGACGGATATTTGCCAGGTCCATATGGAATCTTCCCTACAGCATGAGGTGCCCGATATCCAGTTTGCAGAGGGCTGGATCGCTTACCAGGAGATTAAATGGGGCGTAAAGGCGGCCCGAATCAGCATCACGAAGAAAAAAGGCGAGATTCCCTCCCTTCATACCGTACTGTATCACGATTCCAAAGGACGTTTGTTTCATCCGCCCATGAGCTTTTATGTACCAATCCATTTTCAATCTTCACCAACCCAGAAAAAGTACAGACAACATATGCAGTTTCTGGAGCTTGCACAGCCTCTGGTCGACTTGCTTCAAGGCAGCGGATTCAGGCATACGATAGCATTCTCGCCTGAACTGCTGGATATCCGTCCCTGGCAGTGGGCAGGCTTTACGACTGATATCCGGTATACGTTCAGCGTGGAATTTCCCTACTCTATGGATAAGGCGGATAAGCAGGTCCGCAACAGAGTGAACAAGGCAGTACGGCATGGTTATACCTTCAAACGGAATCCGCAATTTGAACATGTTGCGGAATGTCTGAAAGCAACGGAAAAGCGCCAAGGATTTACCCATCCGCTTTCGTTAAGCGACATGAAACTGGCCCTTCAACTGCTTGGAGAGGAATCGCTCCGGACGTATGCAGTCTATTCTCCTACAGGCGAGCCTGTCAGTGCTCAATTGGTCCTGCATAAAGAAGGGAGCAGGGCCTACGGATGGGCATGCGGTACTAAAACAGAACATGCTTCCAATGGGGTTTTCCAGCTTCTTGAGAAAGAAACCATCGATGATCTGCAAAAGGCCGGAGCTACGGGATATGATTTTGCGGGGGCTAATTTGCAGCATGTTGCCATGGCCAAAATGGGCTGGGGAGGATCGCTTGTCCCTTATTATACGATCGAGCCTTACGGGGTTAAATCTGCGGCTAAATGGGCAAGGAACTGGTGGAGATTTCACACCAGAAGCAGGGAGGTCCGCTAATAAATGCTGCTCGTTACGGTTCCTCCCGGTTTCGAAGCGGAACGGAGCTATGCAATCGAGATTTTGATGCAAGTTTGTCTGGGCATTCCATTCAGGATGAAAATAGAGGAGCGGCCTGATGTCCGGATATCCCTGCAGGACGGCGGGGATGGAGAATTGCTCGTAGAGGATGTACTGTTCGGGAAATATGCAGACGCATGGCTTACCAAGGCAGTGCTTCCGGCTTTGCCCTTGCCTGTGTGCAAGCTCAGTTATTACAGGAATGTGCCTGATCTATCCGATACCCGTGAATTACCTGTTCTCTATGGAAATCCGCTTTCTTCCGGGCTTTATATTGAGGAAGGGGAGGGCATCAGCAGGATTGGCATTGATGTATTCGGAAGTGCCTTTTTTATGCTGACCCGTTATGAGGAATTGATTATTGCTGAAAGAGACAGGCGGGACAGATTCGCCTCCTCCTTTGCGGTTTCCGTTCGGGCGGGGCTGCTTGGAAGACCTATTGTGGATGAATATGCGGAGCTGCTGTTCGTGATGATGAAACGGATATGGCCTTCATTAAAAAGAGGCACCCAATATTATCAGGTACGGCTAAGCCATGATGTAGATTTTCCCTTCATGGCCTATGGCATTCCGCTTCGCCAGATCGTGAAGCAAATCGGAGGAGACCTGATTAGAAGAGGGCAGCCTGCTTTGGCTCTCCAGCGCCTGGAGTCCCTGTTTCATACCTTAAGACACAGACCGGAAAAAGATAAGGGAAATACCTTTGATTATCTGATGGATTTAAGCGAACGAAGCGGAAAAACCAGTTCTTTCTATTTTATAACGGATCATACGGCAGGTTCCATTGACGGGTATTACGCAATTTCTGATCCTCCGATACGACAGCTGATGAAAAGAATACATTCGAGAGGACATATTATTGGCTTGCATCCAAGTTATCATACCTACCTGCACCCTTATCAGATTAAGAGGGAGTATGAGAGACTGAGACAAGTTTGTGAAGAAGAGAAGATATGCCAGCAGATTTGGGGAGGCAGGCAGCATTATCTCCGTTGGTCAGCTCCTGCAACTTGGCAGGTTTGGGAAGATGCGGGTCTACAGTATGACAGCACTGTGGGATATGCTGACCGTCCGGGATTTCGCTGTGGAATTTGCCGGGAATATCCTGTTTTTAATCTCCAAACAAGACGAAAACTCAAGCTAAAGGAACGGCCTTTGCTGGTTATGGAACAGTCTCTTCTGAACAAGAGCTATTTGGGAATGGAAGAAGAGAAAGCTTTTTCTCACATTCTTCGGATTGCTTCTGTCTGCAAACGGCATAATGGGCAGTTTACACTTCTCTGGCATAATAGCCAGCTCCAAAGAAAGGAAGACCGCGATTTGTATGAGCGGGTATTGGCAGCTATTTAAGCCCGTTTTGGAAATGAGTGGGAAGAAATGAGGTTCAACCGCCTGATGAAAATTTTGATAATTGCCTATTATTTTCCCCCTTATAACACAATAGGTGCTGTACGTACTGGGAAAATGGCCAAATATCTGGAGCGAATGGGACATGATGTGAGAGTCATTTCTGCACGTGACCAGCCTCTTCAGCCAACCTTGCATCTGGAGATTCCGGAGGAGAAGGTACTGTATACACATTGGTTGAATATAAACCGGCTTGCCCAATCCCTTGCCGGAGGGAAGCATAAAGTCGCGGAGAACGGTTATGAAGTTTCCATCCGGCCGGGATTCAGACAAAATATGATTCGTTTTATCGGAAAAATGTATAAAAATATACTTAATTTTCCTGACGGGCAAATCGGCTGGATTCCGTTTGCTTACCGGGCAGGTAAAAAAACAATCGATACCTGGAAACCTGACCTTATTTACGCAAGCAGTACCCCTTATTCCTCATTAATAACGGCAGCCAGGCTGTCCCGCAAACATGGAATTCCGTGGATGGCTGAACTGAGGGATTTATGGGTCGATCATCAGTATTATCATTATGGTCGTATCCGCAAAAAGTTGGAAAGCTGGGTAGAAAAGAAAACACTCGAAAGTGCCACCGCACTTGTTACCGTCTCGGAACCTCTTGCAGAAAAATTGCGTGCACGTTATAACATACCAGTTCAAGTGATCCGGAACGGGTTTGATCCGGAAGATTATGAACCTGCCGTTTCCCGGGAACGTTCTCCAAACCTGGACCTAGTCTACACAGGGATGGTTTATGACGGGAAACAGGATATTTCACCCCTCCTTAAAGCCATACGTTTGTTAAAAGATCAGGATATTCCGGTACGTTTGTACATGTATGGCAAATACCTGGATAAAATCAGGCAATCAGCTGCACATTTCGGGGTATCGGAGCAGGTCAAAGTTTCAGGCTCAGTGGGTTATAAGGAGGCTTTACGCCTGCAGACGGAGGCGGATATTTTGCTGCTGCTTCTTTGGACGGACCGCCAAGAAAAGGGAATTTATACTGGGAAACTGTTTGAATATATCGGGTCAAGACGGCCTATACTTGCAGTCGGTCCGGGAGAAAATGTGGCAGCCGATTTGATCAGGGAACTGGGGGCGGGGTTTATTGCCCATGAAGAAGAGAAAATTGTACAGCAGCTTAAAAGGTGGTTCCTCGAGAAGAAAGAATTTGGAACGATTCAGGCTCCCTCGGGAAATGCCGGGCACCTGTCCCGGGAATCACAAGCCTGCCAGCTTTCTGAATTTTTAAAACGGTTAACGGGGGAAATGGCATGAACGATTCACCCGCCCGGCAGACGGTATGGCCCTCATGGCATCGTCTGTTTTTATGGCTGATGATGCCTTTAAGTGCCGTTGTATTTATAGAACCGGCTCCATATGATGTGTTTGTGATAATAGCCTTGCTTGTTGCTGCCATGTTTTCTTTTATCAGCTTTTCAAGGTCGCTCGGGCCTTCCATTATCCTTCTTGCATTGTTTGTGTTATGCAATGTCCTGCCTGCCCTGATTGAAGCCAAACAGCAAATGCTCGCCGTTAAATACTTTGCCATCACACTTTATCTTATGTTCTCGTGGCTCTTTTTTACCGGTATTTTGAACCGTTACAAAGAACAGGCCTTGAATATTATCCTGTCCGGCTATATGACTGGTGCTCTCTTCTCAGCAGTTTTAGGCATTCTGGCTTATTTTCATTTGATCCCTACCTTTGACATTCTGATAAAATACGGCAGAGCAACAGGGCTGTTCAAAGATCCAAATGTATACGGACCCTTTCTCGTACCGGCAGTAGGGATAGCTCTTTACCGCAGCGAACAAAGCAAAGGGATAGTAAAAACAGGATATTTACTAGCTTGCCTGCTTGCAGCTCTAGGAGTCCTGCTCAGCTTTTCCAGAGCGGCCTGGGGAAACTGTGCGCTTGCATCCGGAATATATTTACTCCTGCCCCAAAAGAAAGCGAGAGGAAAGCGGTTTGTTACTCTGGCCCTTCTTCTACTGCTCGGGATGCCTGTCCTCACCCAGATTATTCAAACGCCTGCCGTTAATCATCTCTTTGTTGACCGTCTTGGCCTTAAACAATATGACAATAACCGGTTTGGTACCCAGAAAGAAGCTCTGGAAGAAACGATAGATCATCCCTTTGGGATAGGTCCCGGGCAATCGGAGAAAGTTTTCGATTACGCGACGCACAGTCTTTATGTCCGGGTTTTGACGGAATATGGCATAGCAGGTTCCCTCTGCTTTTTCCTGTTTATTGCCTTATCGCTAGGCAGGGCATACGTTCTGGCAATGGATAGAAATGGTCCTTATCAAGGGTATTATGTTTTATTTGCCGCTTTATTGACAGGTGTCTTGTTCAACAGCTTTTTTGTGGATACTCTGCACTGGAGACATTTTTGGCTGCTGCTGGCATTGCCCTGGATTCTAAATCCAGCCGGTGCTTCATTACGGTGGAAGAGGGGAAGATCATGAAAATCATACAACTGATTACGCGCTCGGACAGCATTGGGGGGCGCAGATGCATGTTCTTGAGCTCAGCAGGGAACTGCAGAGACAGGGCCATGAGGTTCTTGTGGCTGTCGGAGGAAACGGGCCGTTTATCCCGCTTCTTCAGGAGCATGGCATACCAGTAAGATGCCTGCCTGATCTGATCCGTCCAATCCGGCCATGGACAGACTTTAAGGCTTTTCACTCCATCCGAAAGATGCTAAAGGAGGTAAAACCGGACTTGCTTGCTACCCATTCTTCCAAAGCTGGTTGGTTAGGGCGGCTTGCAGGAAAGCTTGGACGGATTCCGACTTTGTTTACTGCACACAGTTGGGCTTTTACAGAGGGGGTTCCTTTTTTGGCCAAATGGCTTTACATAGCTGCTGACCTGATAACAGCACCCATGGCGGATAAAATTATCAACGTCTCCCATTTTGATTATATGCTGGCTAAAACATACCGGGTAGCGAAGGAAAGCAAAATGACAGTCATACATAACGGTATCACCGATCTTGGTAAACCGTTGTTAGCGAATCCTGAAGCAATTCCTCCCAGGTTTGTTATGGTCTCCCGCATGGAGAGGCCAAAAGACCATTTGACCCTGTTGAAAGCAGTTGCTCCTCTTGCCGGCCAGCCCTGGAAGATTGATTTCATGGGGGCAGGACCCAAGAGAAAGGAATTGGAGGAACTTGTAAACGACTGGGGACTATCCGAAAATATCCGTTTTTTGGGACAGCGTAAAGATATCGCCGAACAATTGGCTTCCTCGCAGGGGCTTCTTCTAATTTCCGAATGGGAAGGATTACCGATTTGTATTGTAGAGGCACTTCGTGCCGGTTTGCCTGTTATAGCAACAGGGGTGGGAGGTGTACCGGAACTTGTGTATGACCGCATAAATGGCTTTCTTATTCCAAGGGGAGACGCCACCCTGCTAAGGAGCAGATTTGTATGTTTATGCGAAAGTCCCAGTCTGAGAAGAGAAATGGGGCAGGCAGGCAGAAGATTTTTCGAGGAGCATTTCACGGATAAACAAATGTTCGCCAAAGTGATGAGGGTGTATGAAGAAACGGTTCGGATACAAAAGGGTTCGTCCTCACACCCGGCTAATGCATAGTTCAGGAGGGTAAAGCGATATGATTCATTTTGGAAAACCGGTCAGGTGGGGCTCTTTGATTGCCTATCAGTCTTTTGTTCACTCGGCCAACTATGCAGTTTATGTATTCTGGTACGGTCTTTATGCCTCTCAGAAAGGCATACCCGGTTATTCCAGTATGTTTCCCTGGCTGGCCTTATGGGCTATCTTCTGTTTTTATATGCTGGGCTCTTACATGTTTGAACCGGAGGATAAAGCGATACACATTTTGTCTATATCCGGTATCCAGGCAGCTGGTATGTGGGTTGGGACGTATATCATTACTTCGATCGTTCAGCCAGGTGCATATCCGCCTCTTTTTTTAACTGCAGCCGGGCTGCTCCATATGATTTTCACCAGTGCATACCGGATTCTTCTTGGGTGGCTGGGAAAACGACGCAGGCAAAAGAAAGTCATTCTAATTGTCGGCCAAGATGAAACCTCTGTCCAGCCTCTCTTGGAATCGGCATTATCCCAAAAATGGGAATTCAAGGAGGTCCAGACCTGTTTTCAAAAGCAGGGAGAATACGAACCGGAGAAAATGAAAGCAGCTGATGAAATATGGGTGTCTGAAGGAAATCCCCACCTGGAAACATGGCTTTATGGGGCAGCCTGCAACGGGAAATCCATCCTGATCATGCCGGCTGTATCAGATGTATTATTATTCAAACCGAAAACCGCCCAGTTGGGGGACCGGCTGATGTATGCAGCTGAGTATTCGGCTCGTTCAGTCTGGTTCAGATTTTCAAAAAGAACTATAGACATCACATTCTCACTGGTAGGAATATGTCTCTTAAGCCCGGTTCTTCTAATTCTGTATATATGGATTCCCTTGAACAGTAAAGGGAAATCGGTATTCAAACAAGAGAGGGTGGGGAAAAATGGAAACGTTTTTCATATCTACAAATTCCGTACCATGGTGGATCACGCCGAAAAAGACACGGGGCCGGTTCTTGCTGAACTTGCCGATCCGCGAATTACTTCTCTTGGAAGATGGATGAGAGCCACCCGGCTGGATGAAATTCCGCAGCTGTTTAATGTACTGAAAGGCGATATGAGTCTGGTAGGGCCAAGGCCTGAACGGCCATTTTTCGTAGAACAGTTTCAGAGTAAGGTACCTGCCTACCAACTGCGCCATAGTGTGAAACCGGGTCTGACCGGATTGGCCCAAATTAATGGTTCCTACGCGACAAAGCCTGAAGAAAAGCACTATTTCGATTTGTTATATCTTCGTACCGCCAGTTTTTTATTGGATGTCCGCATTTTAGTTCA
This Paenibacillus larvae subsp. larvae DNA region includes the following protein-coding sequences:
- a CDS encoding sugar transferase, coding for MIHFGKPVRWGSLIAYQSFVHSANYAVYVFWYGLYASQKGIPGYSSMFPWLALWAIFCFYMLGSYMFEPEDKAIHILSISGIQAAGMWVGTYIITSIVQPGAYPPLFLTAAGLLHMIFTSAYRILLGWLGKRRRQKKVILIVGQDETSVQPLLESALSQKWEFKEVQTCFQKQGEYEPEKMKAADEIWVSEGNPHLETWLYGAACNGKSILIMPAVSDVLLFKPKTAQLGDRLMYAAEYSARSVWFRFSKRTIDITFSLVGICLLSPVLLILYIWIPLNSKGKSVFKQERVGKNGNVFHIYKFRTMVDHAEKDTGPVLAELADPRITSLGRWMRATRLDEIPQLFNVLKGDMSLVGPRPERPFFVEQFQSKVPAYQLRHSVKPGLTGLAQINGSYATKPEEKHYFDLLYLRTASFLLDVRILVQTLFVIMNREQAKGVKQPHQLQRVDQKVRHTG
- a CDS encoding glycosyltransferase family 4 protein, with the translated sequence MKILIIAYYFPPYNTIGAVRTGKMAKYLERMGHDVRVISARDQPLQPTLHLEIPEEKVLYTHWLNINRLAQSLAGGKHKVAENGYEVSIRPGFRQNMIRFIGKMYKNILNFPDGQIGWIPFAYRAGKKTIDTWKPDLIYASSTPYSSLITAARLSRKHGIPWMAELRDLWVDHQYYHYGRIRKKLESWVEKKTLESATALVTVSEPLAEKLRARYNIPVQVIRNGFDPEDYEPAVSRERSPNLDLVYTGMVYDGKQDISPLLKAIRLLKDQDIPVRLYMYGKYLDKIRQSAAHFGVSEQVKVSGSVGYKEALRLQTEADILLLLLWTDRQEKGIYTGKLFEYIGSRRPILAVGPGENVAADLIRELGAGFIAHEEEKIVQQLKRWFLEKKEFGTIQAPSGNAGHLSRESQACQLSEFLKRLTGEMA
- a CDS encoding lipopolysaccharide biosynthesis protein — its product is MLNRPFVKQVSVLAGGTAFSQLLLVAASPVLTRLYTPEQFGVLSVYVALLSIFTVIGSLQYEQAIPIVPDKKGVSNLIALCALILGTVCLLLMLGTVFFAGTISRMTDTPVLAGCLWLLPFSLLGGGLYQILNGWAVREKQFGELAKTKLSQSFGMMSVQIGGGCFNLATGDFFSGMPSDG
- a CDS encoding polysaccharide deacetylase family protein produces the protein MLLVTVPPGFEAERSYAIEILMQVCLGIPFRMKIEERPDVRISLQDGGDGELLVEDVLFGKYADAWLTKAVLPALPLPVCKLSYYRNVPDLSDTRELPVLYGNPLSSGLYIEEGEGISRIGIDVFGSAFFMLTRYEELIIAERDRRDRFASSFAVSVRAGLLGRPIVDEYAELLFVMMKRIWPSLKRGTQYYQVRLSHDVDFPFMAYGIPLRQIVKQIGGDLIRRGQPALALQRLESLFHTLRHRPEKDKGNTFDYLMDLSERSGKTSSFYFITDHTAGSIDGYYAISDPPIRQLMKRIHSRGHIIGLHPSYHTYLHPYQIKREYERLRQVCEEEKICQQIWGGRQHYLRWSAPATWQVWEDAGLQYDSTVGYADRPGFRCGICREYPVFNLQTRRKLKLKERPLLVMEQSLLNKSYLGMEEEKAFSHILRIASVCKRHNGQFTLLWHNSQLQRKEDRDLYERVLAAI
- a CDS encoding GNAT family N-acetyltransferase is translated as MINKKKVALFQYNEEFPPELPSFPTYLQATWMDNKVIEHYFFRQPERMELFLSFLKKSYIGVLLHTDTDWVSYAWMSRPGSDPPPHLPRTVLETGGYWIFFCRTNNGYQNQGNFKRALALLVRKAFEREEMPKVFADIQEDNDSSWKGTMAIGFKRIGSIYGLEATLFSKSVSLREKWRWGRRQVREHKYETDICQVHMESSLQHEVPDIQFAEGWIAYQEIKWGVKAARISITKKKGEIPSLHTVLYHDSKGRLFHPPMSFYVPIHFQSSPTQKKYRQHMQFLELAQPLVDLLQGSGFRHTIAFSPELLDIRPWQWAGFTTDIRYTFSVEFPYSMDKADKQVRNRVNKAVRHGYTFKRNPQFEHVAECLKATEKRQGFTHPLSLSDMKLALQLLGEESLRTYAVYSPTGEPVSAQLVLHKEGSRAYGWACGTKTEHASNGVFQLLEKETIDDLQKAGATGYDFAGANLQHVAMAKMGWGGSLVPYYTIEPYGVKSAAKWARNWWRFHTRSREVR
- a CDS encoding lipopolysaccharide biosynthesis protein, whose product is MFQFGNWGLLFGDAIGRVSGSARLIKAIKRQQGFSRTDITFSGLGEMAKRYMKFPLMSTWSSGLNQLGLQLPAFMLAVFYGPSAVGWYALAQRVIGIPFQVIGSSVGEVYLAEAAKISREKGERLHTLFWKTVKHMTVLAFPIALCLFLAAPWAFRLVFGQDWGPSGDFLRILSVMFFFQFITSPVAGTLQITERQDLHLIREVIRVVLLAGALLLANWTGRSAFTAIVYISIGGSIGYLVHGFISWYATRTF
- a CDS encoding O-antigen ligase family protein; amino-acid sequence: MNDSPARQTVWPSWHRLFLWLMMPLSAVVFIEPAPYDVFVIIALLVAAMFSFISFSRSLGPSIILLALFVLCNVLPALIEAKQQMLAVKYFAITLYLMFSWLFFTGILNRYKEQALNIILSGYMTGALFSAVLGILAYFHLIPTFDILIKYGRATGLFKDPNVYGPFLVPAVGIALYRSEQSKGIVKTGYLLACLLAALGVLLSFSRAAWGNCALASGIYLLLPQKKARGKRFVTLALLLLLGMPVLTQIIQTPAVNHLFVDRLGLKQYDNNRFGTQKEALEETIDHPFGIGPGQSEKVFDYATHSLYVRVLTEYGIAGSLCFFLFIALSLGRAYVLAMDRNGPYQGYYVLFAALLTGVLFNSFFVDTLHWRHFWLLLALPWILNPAGASLRWKRGRS
- a CDS encoding glycosyltransferase family 4 protein codes for the protein MHVLELSRELQRQGHEVLVAVGGNGPFIPLLQEHGIPVRCLPDLIRPIRPWTDFKAFHSIRKMLKEVKPDLLATHSSKAGWLGRLAGKLGRIPTLFTAHSWAFTEGVPFLAKWLYIAADLITAPMADKIINVSHFDYMLAKTYRVAKESKMTVIHNGITDLGKPLLANPEAIPPRFVMVSRMERPKDHLTLLKAVAPLAGQPWKIDFMGAGPKRKELEELVNDWGLSENIRFLGQRKDIAEQLASSQGLLLISEWEGLPICIVEALRAGLPVIATGVGGVPELVYDRINGFLIPRGDATLLRSRFVCLCESPSLRREMGQAGRRFFEEHFTDKQMFAKVMRVYEETVRIQKGSSSHPANA
- a CDS encoding DegT/DnrJ/EryC1/StrS family aminotransferase; the encoded protein is MNHVKVPFFQLNDEWSEIGDALQTAVLNVLRSGTFILGPEVEAFEAAAAAYLGVKYAVGVNSGTDALLIALKAAGIGEGDEVITPSFTFFATAEAISQAGAVPVFADIEPGYFSLDPDKVKKAITPRTKAILPVHLFGAPADMNEIMKIAADNGLFVIEDAAQAFGLKLGTGMAGTFGDVGCYSFFPTKNLGAYGDGGLLVTSREDMAAAARMLRTHGAAHKYYNEMLGYNSRLDEIQAAILRVKLPFVDEWNRMRRVAAVRYSSLFEGVEHIRAPFVSEDEFHIFHQYTVRVLQGKRDKAKKALADAGIGSMIYYETSVHLLPVYNHAAVSSLPHTERASREVLSLPLWPHIPEEIQEQVVKVLRGL